The Triticum aestivum cultivar Chinese Spring chromosome 3A, IWGSC CS RefSeq v2.1, whole genome shotgun sequence genome includes a region encoding these proteins:
- the LOC123062768 gene encoding 5'-3' exonuclease has translation MPMPLPAVGTGPASAIAPVTAAAPLRYRPIRLRASPSTVSSPSTSAISSPPPPPSARHSRKHLAGRGHAPARPSKDRVFFLDVNPICFRGSQRSLGAFARWLALFFTHVSLRDPVVAVFDGAGGNEYRRRLLPSYKAHRTRGVGTGADSRVVDVLCECNVPIVQVDGYEADDVVATLTKQVLQKGYRVVIASPDKDFKQLISEDVQLVMPIPEIGRWSFYTLRHYVAQYKCDPTVDLSLRCFMGDEADGVPGIQHLAPGFGRKTAVKLLNKHGSLENLLNTAAVRTVGKEYAQDVLVKHADYLRKNYEILSLRRDVNVQLDDRWLSTRDTCNDTSVLSDFITKFN, from the exons ATGCCAATGCCGCTGCCCGCCGTGGGCACGGGCCCCGCGTCGGCGATAGCTCCGGTCACCGCCGCGGCGCCCCTTAGATATCGTCCCATACGACTCCGCGCATCTCCGTCGACGGTTTCCTCCCCTTCAACCTCTGCGATCTccagcccgccgcccccgccgtctgcGAGGCATTCCCGCAAACACCTGGCGGGCAGAGGCCACGCCCCGGCGAGGCCCTCCAAGGACCGTGTCTTCTTCCTCGACGTCAACCCGATATGCTTCCGCGGCTCCCAGCGTAGCCTCGGCGCCTTCGCGCGCTGGCTCGCGCTCTTCTTCACGCACGTCAGCCTCCGGGACCCCGTTGTGGCC GTCTTCGACGGGGCAGGTGGGAACGAGTACCGGAGGCGGCTGCTGCCGTCCTACAAAGCGCACCGGACTCGCGGCGTAGGCACCGGTGCCGATTCCCGCGTGGTTGACGTGCTCTGCGAGTGCAATGTTCCG ATTGTGCAAGTCGATGGATACGAGGCAGATGATGTAGTGGCTACCTTGACAAAGCAAGTATTACAGAAAGGTTATAGAGTTGTCATTGCCTCGCCTGACAAGGACTTCAAGCAGTTGATATCTGAAGATGTTCAGTTAGTTATGCCCATTCCTGAGATTGGCCGATGGTCCTTTTATACGCTGAGGCATTATGTTGCACAATACAAGTGTGATCCAACTGTAGATTTGAGCCTCA GATGCTTTATGGGTGATGAAGCAGATGGTGTTCCGGGAATCCAGCATCTGGCTCCTGGTTTTGGTCGCAAGACTGCGGTGAAACTACTGAACAAACATGGTTCATTAGAAAACCTACTTAATACAGCTGCAGTTAGAACTGTAGGCAAGGAGTATGCCCAGGATGTTTTAGTCAAGCATGCAGATTACTTGCGAAAAAACTATGAAATTCTCAGTTTGAGGAG GGATGTaaatgttcagcttgatgacagaTGGTTATCCACAAGGGACACTTGTAATGACACCAGTGTGTTATCTGACTTCATCACTAAATTCAACTAA